tgatttgtgacagtttgaagtgtaacagtatgaagtgtgacagtttgtcgtgtgacagtttgaagtgtgacagtttgaagtgtgacaatttgaaatgtgacattttgaagtgtgacagtttgaagtgtgacagtttgaagagtgacagtgtgaaatgtgacagtttgaattgtgacagtttgaagtgtggcaGTTTGAATTGCGACAATTTGAAAtgttacagtttgaattgtgacagtttgaactgtgacaatttgaagtgtgacagtttgaattgtgacagtttgaagtgtgacagtttgaattgtgacaatttgatgtgtgacagtttgaagtgtgacagtttgaattgtgacaatgtgatgtgtgacagtttgaagtgcgacagtatgaagtgtgacagttgaagtgtgacagtttgaagtgtgatggtttgaattgtgacaatttaaagtgtgacagtttgaagtttgacaatttgatgtgtgacagtttgaagtttggcaatttgatgggtgacagtttgaagtgtgatagtttgaagtgtgagagtttgaattgtgacaatttgatgtgtgactgttTGAAGTGCgaaagtttgaattgtgacagtgagatgtgtgacagtttgaagtgtgacagtatgaattgtgacaatttgatgtgtgacagtttgatgtgtggcATTATGAAgtctgacagtttgaagtgtgacagtttgaattgtgacagtatgaagtgtgacaattcgaagtgtgacagtttgaatgtgacaatttgatgtgtgactgttTGAAGTGCgaaagtttgaattgtgacagtgagatgtgtgacagtttgaagtgtgacagtatgaagtgtgacaatttgatgtgtgacagttcgaagtgcgacagtatgaagagtgacagtttgaactgtgacaatGCGATGTGTGaccgtttgaagtgtgacagtatgaagtgtgacaatttgatgtgtgacagttcgaagtttgacaatgtgatgtgtgacaatttgatgtgtgacagtttgaagtgtgacagtttgaagtgtgaaagtttgaattgtgacaatttgatgtgtgacagctcgaagtttgacaatttgatgtgtgacaatttgatgtgtgacagtttgaagtgtgacagtttgaagtgtgacagtttgaattgtgacaatttgatgtgtgacattttgaagtgtgacagtttgaattgtgacaatgtgatgtgtgacagtttgaagtgttacagtttgaagtgtgagaatttgatgtgtgacagtttgaagattGACAATTTAAtgcgtgacagtttgaagtgttacagtttgaagtgtacaaaatttgaTGTATGACAGttggaagtgtgacagtttgaattgtgacaatgtgatgtgtgacagtttgaagtgtgacagtatgaagtgtgacaatttgatgtgtgacagtttgaagtgtgacagtatgaagtgtgacaatttgaagtgtgatggtttgaatagtgacaatttgatgtgtgacagttagaAGTGTgaaaatttgatgtgtgacagtatgaagtgtgacagtatgaagtgtgacaatttgaagtgtgatggtttgaattgtgacaaattgatgtgtgacagttggaagtgtgactgtttgaattgttacaatgtgatgtgtgacagtttgaagtgtgacagtatgaagtgtgacaatttgaagtgtgacagtatgaaatgtgacaatttgatgtgtgacagtttgaagtgtgacagtatgaagtgtgacaatttgaagtgtgaaggtttgaattgtgacaaattgatgtgtgacagttggaaatgtgacagtttgaagagtgtcagtttggggtcggacgttttgaagtgtgacagtttgaagtgtgacaatttgaagtgtgacagttataagtgtgacagtttgaagtgtgacagtttgaagtttgacaatttaatgtgtgacagtttgaagtttgacattttgatgtgtgacagtttgatgtgtgccagtttgaactgtgacagtttgaagtgtgacagtttgaattgtgacaatttgttgtgtgacagtttgaagtgtgacagcttgagttgtgacaatgtgatgtgtgacagtttgaagtgtgacagtatgaagtgtgacattttgatgtgtgacagtttgaagtgtgacagtatgaagtgtgacaatttgatgtgtgacagtttgaagtgtgacagtttgaattgtgacaatttgatgtgtgacggtttgaattgtgacaattgcaagtgtgacagtttgaattgtgacagtttgaagtgtgacggtttgaagtgtgacaattggaaatgtgacagtttgaagagtgacagtttggggtcggacgttttgaagtgtgacagtttgaagtgtgacaatttgaagtgtgacagttataagtgtgacagtttgaagtgtgacagtttgaattgtgacaatttgatgtgtgacagttcgaagtgcGACAGGATGAAGTGTCAcagttgaagtgtgacagtttgaagtgtgatggtttgaattgtgacaatttcaagtgtgacggtttgaagtttgacaatttgatgtgtgacagtttgaagtttggcaatttgatgggtgacagtttgaagtgtgatagtttgaaGTGTGagtgtttgaattgtgacaatttgatgtgtgactgttTGAAGTGCgaaagtttgaattgtgacagtgagatgtgtgacagtttgaagtgtgacagtatgaattgtgacaatttgatgtgtgacagtttgatgtgtggtATTATGAAgtctgacagtttgaagtgtgacagtttgaattgtgacagtatgaagtgtgacaattcgaagtgtgacagtttgaatgtgacaatttgatgtgtaacagtttgaagtgtgaaagtttgaattgtgacaatgtgatgtgtgacagtttgaagtgtgacagtatgaagtgtgacaatttgatgtgtgacagttcgaagtgcgacagtatgaagagtgacagtttgacctgtgacaatgtgatgtgtgaccgtttgaagtgtgacagtatgaagtgtgacaatttgatgtgtgacagttcgaagttTGACAatgtgaagtgtgacaatttgatgtgtgacagtttgaagtgtgacagtttgaagtgtgaaagtttgaattgtgacaatttgatgtgtgacagctcgaagtttgacaatttgatgtgtgacaatttgatgtgtgacagtttgaagtgtgacagtttgaagtgtgacagtttgaattgtgacaatttgatgtgtgacggtttgaattgtgacaattgcaagtgtgacagtttgaattgtgacagtttgaagtgtgacggtttgaagtgtgacaattggaaatgtgacagtttgaagagtgacagtttggggtcggacgttttgaagtgtgacagtttgaagtgtgacaatttgaagtgtaacAGTtataagtgtgacagtttgaagtgtgacagtttgaagtttgacaatttaatGTGTGACAGGTTGAAGTTTGACATTTTGAtatgtgacagtttgatgtgtgccagtttgaactgtgacagtttgaagtgtgacagtttgaattgtgacaatttgttgtgtgacagtttgaagtgtgacagcttgagttgtgacaatgtgatgtgtgacagtttgaagtgtgacagtatgaagtgtgacattttgatgtgtggcagtttgaagtgtgacagtatgaagtgtgacaatttgatgtgtgacagtttgaagtgtgacagtttgaattgtgacaatttgatgtgtgacggtttgaattgtgacaattgcaagtgtgacagtttgaattgtgacagtttgaagtgtgacggtttgaagtgtgacaattggaaatgtgacagtttgaagagtgacagtttggggtcggacgttttgaagtgtgacagtttgaagtgtgacaatttgaagtgtgacagttataagtgtgacagtttgaagtgtgacagtttgaattgtgacaatttgatgtgtgacagttcgaagtgcGACAGGATGAAGTGTCAcagttgaagtgtgacagtttgaagtgtgatggtttgaattgtgacaatttcaagtgtgacggtttgaagtttgacaatttgatgtgtgacagtttgaagtttggcaatttgatgggtgacagtttgaagtgtgatagtttgaaGTGTGagtgtttgaattgtgacaatttgatgtgtgactgttTGAAGTGCgaaagtttgaattgtgacagtgagatgtgtgacagtttgaagtgtgacagtatgaattgtgacaatttgatgtgtgacagtttgatgtgtggtATTATGAAgtctgacagtttgaagtgtgacagtttgaattgtgacagtatgaagtgtgacaattcgaagtgtgacagtttgaatgtgacaatttgatgtgtaacagtttgaagtgtgaaagtttgaattgtgacaatgtgatgtgtgacagtttgaagtgtgacagtatgaagtgtgacaatttgatgtgtgacagttcgaagtgcgacagtatgaagagtgacagtttgacctgtgacaatgtgatgtgtgaccgtttgaagtgtgacagtatgaagtgtgacaatttgatgtgtgacagttcgaagttTGACAatgtgaagtgtgacaatttgatgtgtgacagtttgaagtgtgacagtttgaagtgtgaaagtttgaattgtgacaatttgatgtgtgacagctcgaagtttgacaatttgatgtgtgacaatttgatgtgtgacagtttgaagtgtgacagtttgaagtgtgacagtttgaattgtgacaatttgatgtgtgacggtttgaattgtgacaattgcaagtgtgacagtttgaattgtgacagtttgaagtgtgacggtttgaagtgtgacaattggaaatgtgacagtttgaagagtgacagtttggggtcggacgttttgaagtgtgacagtttgaagtgtgacaatttgaagtgtaacAGTtataagtgtgacagtttgaagtgtgacagtttgaagtttgacaatttaatGTGTGACAGGTTGAAGTTTGACATTTTGAtatgtgacagtttgatgtgtgccagtttgaactgtgacagtttgaagtgtgacagtttgaattgtgacaatttgttgtgtgacagtttgaagtgtgaccatttgaattgtgacaatttgatgtgtgacagtttgaagtgtgacagtatgaagtgtgacattttgatgtgtgacagttcgaagtgtgacagtatgaagtgtgacaatttgatgtgtgacagtttgaagtgtgacagtatgaagagtgacaatttgaagtgtcatggtttgaattgtgacaatttgatgtgtgacagcttgaagtgtgacagtttgaagtgtgacagtttgaagtgtgatagtttcaattgggacaatatgatttgtgacagtttgaagtgtaacagtatgaagtgtgacagtttgtcgtgtgacagtttgaagtgtgacaatttgaaatgtgacattttgaagtgtgacagtttgaagtgtgacagtttgaagagtgacagtgtgaaatgtgacagtttgaattgtgacggtttgaagtgtggcagtttgaattgtgacaatttgaaatgttacagtttgaattgtgacagtttgaactgtgacaatttgaagtgtgacagtttgaagtgtgacagtttgaagtgtgacagtttgaattgtgacaatttgatgtgtgacagtttgaagtgtgacactatgaagtgtgacaatttgatgagtGACAATTTGTattgtgacagtttgaatgtgacaatttgatgtgtgacagtttgaagtatgacagtatgaattgtgacaatttgatgagtGACAATTTGTattgtgacagtttgaatgtgacaatttgatgtgtgacagtttgaagtgtgacagtttgaattgtgacaatgtgatgtgtgacagtttgaagtgtgacagtatgaagtgtgacaatttgatgtgtgacagttcgaagtgcGACAGTATGAAGTGTCAcagttgaagtgtgacagtttgaagtgtgatggtttgaattgtgacaatttaaagtgtgacagtttgaagtttgacaatttgatgtgtgacagtttgaagtttggcaatttgatgggtgacagtttgaagtgtgatagtttgaagtgtgagagtttgaattgtgacaatttgatgtgtgactgttTGAAGTGCgaaagtttgaattgtgacagtgagatgtgtgacagtttgaagtgtgaaagtatgaattgtgacaatttgatgtgtgacagtttgatgtgtggtATTATGAAgtctgacagtttgaagtgtgacagtttgaattgtgacagtatgaagtgtgacaattcgaagtgtgacagtttgaatgtgacaatttgatgtgtaacagtttgaagtgtgaaagtttgaattgtgacaatgtgatgtgtgacagtttgaagtgtgacagtatgaagtgtgacaatttgatgtgtgacagttcgaagtgcgacagtatgaagagtgacagtttgatgtgtgacagtttgaagtgtgacagtttgaagtgtgaaagtttgaattgtgacaatttgatgtgtgacagctcgaagtttgacaatttgatgtgtgacaatttgatgtgtgacagtttgaagtgtgacagtttgaagtgtgacagtttgaattgtgacaatttgatgtgtgacattttgaagtgtgacagtttgaattgtgacaatgtgatgtctgacagtttgaagtgttacagtttgaagtttgagaatttgatgtgtgacagtttgaagtttgacaatttaatgcgtgacagtttgaagtgttacagtttgaagtgtgacaatttgatgtatgACAGttggaagtgtgacagtttgaattgtgacaatgtgatgtgtgacagtttgatgtgtgacagtatgaagtgtgacaatttgaagtgtgatggtttgaatagtgacaatttgatgtgtgacagttagaAGTGTgaaaatttgatgtgtgacagtttgaagtgcgacagtatgaagtgtgacaatttgaagtgtgatggtttgaattgtgacaaattgatgtgtgacagttggaagtgtgactgtttgaattgttacaatgtgatgtgtgacagtttgaagtgtgacagtatgaagtgtgacaatttgaagtgtgacagtatgaaatgtgacaatttgatgtgtgacagtttgaagtgtgacagtatgaagtgtgacaatttgaagtgtgaaggtttgaattgtgacaatttgatgtgtgacagtttgaattgtgacaatttcaagtgtgacggtttgaattgtgacagtatgaagtgtgacggtTTGAGGTGTGACATTTGGAAATGTGACAGATTGAAGAGTGTCAGTTTGGGGTCGgacgttttgaagtgtgacagtttgaagtgtgccagtttgaactgtgacagtttgaagtgtgacagtttgaattgtgacaatttgttgtgtgacagtttgaagtgtgacagcttgagttgtgacaatgtgatgtgtgacagtttgaagtgtgacagtatgaagtgtgacattttgatgtgtgacagtttgaagtgtgacagtatgaagtgtgacaatttgatgtgtgacagtttgaagtgtgacagtttgaaatgtgacagtttgaagtgtgatagtttcaattgtgacaatatgatttgtgacagtttgaagtgtaacagtatgaagtgtgacagtttgaagtgtgacggtttgaagtgtgacagtttgaagtgtgacaatttgaaatgtgacattttgaagtgtgacagtttgaagtttgacaatgtgatgtgtgacaatttgatgtgtgacagtttgaagtgtgaaagtttgaattgtgacaatttgatgtgtgacagctcgaagtttgacaatttgatgtgtgacaatttgatgtgtgacagtttgaagtgtgacagtttgaattgtgacaatttgatgtgtgacggtttgaattgtgacaattgcaagtgtgacagtttgaat
Above is a genomic segment from Heterodontus francisci isolate sHetFra1 chromosome 42, sHetFra1.hap1, whole genome shotgun sequence containing:
- the LOC137355376 gene encoding antistasin-like, with product MCDSLKCDSMKCDNLMCDSSKCDSMKSDSLNCDNAMCDRLKCDSMKCDNLMCDSSKFDNFEVRQDEVSQLKCDSLKCDGLNCDNFKCDGLKFDNLMCDSLKFGNLMGDSLKCDSLKCECLNCDNLMCDCLKCESLNCDSEMCDSLKCDSMNCDNLMCDSLMCGIMKSDSLKCDSLNCDMRQDEVSQLKCDSLKCDGLNCDNFKCDGLKFDNLMCDSLKFGNLMGDSLKCDSLKCECLNCDNLMCDCLKCESLNCDSEMCDSLKCDSMNCDNLMCDSLMCGIMKSDSLKCDSLNCDSMKCDNSNLKCDSLNCDNVMCDSLKCDSMKCDNLMCDSSKCDSMKCHS
- the LOC137355377 gene encoding rhoptry surface protein CERLI2-like yields the protein MGDSLKCDSLKCESLNCDNLMCDCLKCESLNCDSEMCDSLKCESMNCDNLMCDSLMCGIMKSDSLKCDSLNCDSMKCDNSNLKFDNLMRDSLKCYSLKCDNLMYDSWKCDSLNCDNVMCDSLMCDSMKCDNLKCDGLNSDNLMCDS